Proteins from a genomic interval of Heteronotia binoei isolate CCM8104 ecotype False Entrance Well chromosome 5, APGP_CSIRO_Hbin_v1, whole genome shotgun sequence:
- the KLHDC8B gene encoding kelch domain-containing protein 8B: MEAANAKSFFWETFPPLPTCCVYCSPAYQDGHLFVVGGCSQQAFPLDTVEMLDIVSQKWLSLPPMPTPRAGAATAMLGKQLMVIGGVDSTQSPLASVEVYNVDEGKWEKKADLAQASMGISAVEKDGTVYALGGMGSDTSPQALVRLYEPTKDHWLSLPSMPTPCYGASTFLHGNKIYVMGGRQGKLPITALEALDLEVRSWTRYPSVPSRRAFASCAMVGGCFFSLGGLQQPGPHNFYSRPHFVNTVEVFDLEEGSWSRLSRATRMRDKRADFVACGLGGRVVVAGGLGNQSSPLCSVESFNLTKKKWEPLPSMPTGRCSCSSLQAANLLFVIGGVAQGPSSTVEALCLRDGV, from the exons ATGGAAGCTGCCAATGCCAAATCCTTCTTCTGGGAGACTTTCCCCCCGCTGCCCACTTGTTGCGTGTACTGCAGCCCAGCCTATCAGGACGGGCACCTCTTTGTGGTGGGGGGCTGCAGTCAGCAGGCATTTCCCCTGGACACTGTGGAAATGTTGGATATCGTTTCCCAGAAGTGGCTTTCACTGCCGCCTATGCCTACACCTCGGGCAGGGGCAGCCACAGCAATGCTGGGCAAGCAACTGATGGTGATTGGAGGGGTGGACTCTACACAGAGCCCTCTGGCGTCAGTTGAAGTCTACAACGTGGACGAAGGCAAGTGGGAGAAGAAAGCGGACCTTGCACAGGCTTCCATGGGCATCTCTGCAGTTGAGAAAG ATGGTACAGTTTATGCCTTAGGTGGGATGGGCTCAGATACATCTCCTCAAGCGCTGGTGCGGCTGTACGAGCCGACAAAGGATCACTGGCTGTCCCTGCCCTCTATGCCCACGCCCTGCTACGGGGCCTCCACTTTCTTGCATGGAAACAAGATCTACGTGATGG gaggaaggcaggggaagcTGCCCATCACGGCCTTGGAAGCCCTGGATCTGGAAGTGAGGAGCTGGACGCGCTACCCCAGTGTGCCCAGCCGGCGTGCCTTTGCCAGCTGTGCCATGGTTGGCGGCTGCTTCTTCAGCCTGGGAGGACTGCAGCAGCCCGGCCCCCATAACTTCTATTCCCGGCCCCACTTTGTCAACACTGTGGAAGTGTTTGACTTGGAGGAAG GGTCCTGGAGTCGGCTGAGCCGGGCCACCCGCATGAGGGACAAGAGGGCTGACTTTGTAGCTTGCGGCCTAGGTGGACGTGTGGTGGTTGCTGGTGGTCTCG GGAACCAGTCGAGTCCTCTGTGCTCCGTGGAAAGTTTTAACTTGACAAAGAAGAAATGGGAACCGCTGCCCTCCATGCCCACTGGCCGCTGTTCCTGCTCGAGCTTGCAGGCTGCCAACTTGCTCTTTGTGATCGGAGGGGTGGCTCAAGGCCCCAGCAGCACAGTAGAGGCCCTGTGCCTCCGGGATGGGGTCTGA